The Providencia sp. PROV188 genome includes a region encoding these proteins:
- the trpCF gene encoding bifunctional indole-3-glycerol-phosphate synthase TrpC/phosphoribosylanthranilate isomerase TrpF, whose protein sequence is MKGTVLQKIVDDKFAYLAERKQRQPLASFQSEVQPAQRNFYSALQAKRPVFILECKKASPSKGLIREDFDPAVIAGMYAPYASAISVLTDEKYFQGKMDYLTIVSNTVKQPVLCKDFIVDPYQIYLARYYQADAILLMLSVLNDEQYLALADVAHQLNMGVLTEVSNDEELERAITLKAKVVGINNRDLRDMSIDLNSTRQLAPRLPAGTVVISESGILQHQHIQSLADVANGFLIGSALMEQEDLPKALRNLLIGEHKVCGLTREQDAKAAFAAGANFGGLIFAEKSPRKVTLSQAKQIIHAAPLRFVGVFHNQSADFVAHIAQQLALHAVQLHGDEDNTYMAQLREMLPAHCHIWKALNMADSQIADYDPTLIDLLLLDNGAGGTGKTFDWSSIPTNSGHKLMVAGGLTLENCQQAAQLVCNGLDFNSGIEIEPGIKSEQKLNQVFDALKSARMAI, encoded by the coding sequence ATGAAAGGCACGGTATTACAAAAGATTGTAGATGATAAATTTGCCTATTTAGCGGAGCGCAAACAACGTCAACCGCTGGCAAGTTTTCAATCTGAAGTGCAACCTGCGCAACGAAATTTTTACTCAGCTCTACAAGCGAAGCGCCCAGTATTTATTTTAGAGTGCAAAAAAGCCTCTCCATCGAAGGGGCTTATCCGTGAAGATTTCGACCCCGCGGTGATTGCGGGCATGTATGCCCCTTATGCTTCTGCAATTTCAGTCTTGACTGACGAAAAATATTTCCAAGGTAAGATGGATTACCTGACGATTGTTAGCAACACAGTGAAACAACCTGTTCTGTGCAAAGATTTTATCGTTGATCCTTATCAGATTTACCTTGCTCGCTATTACCAAGCGGATGCTATTTTACTCATGCTGTCCGTATTGAATGATGAACAATATCTTGCCCTTGCCGATGTAGCACACCAACTGAACATGGGCGTTCTCACTGAGGTAAGCAACGATGAAGAACTGGAACGTGCGATAACATTGAAAGCTAAAGTGGTTGGGATCAACAACCGCGACCTACGCGATATGTCTATCGATTTAAATAGTACGCGTCAACTCGCGCCGCGTTTACCGGCAGGAACCGTGGTGATCAGCGAGTCAGGTATTCTTCAACATCAACATATTCAAAGCCTTGCGGATGTCGCTAACGGCTTCCTAATTGGTAGCGCCTTGATGGAGCAAGAGGACTTACCAAAAGCACTGCGTAACCTGCTGATTGGTGAGCATAAAGTGTGTGGCTTAACCCGTGAGCAAGATGCTAAAGCCGCATTTGCTGCAGGCGCCAATTTTGGTGGACTGATTTTTGCTGAAAAATCCCCTCGTAAAGTGACGCTGTCACAAGCAAAGCAGATTATTCATGCTGCACCACTTAGATTTGTGGGGGTTTTCCATAATCAATCCGCGGATTTTGTGGCGCATATTGCCCAACAATTGGCGTTACATGCGGTTCAGCTCCACGGTGATGAAGATAATACCTACATGGCACAATTACGTGAAATGCTGCCAGCACATTGCCATATTTGGAAAGCGCTGAATATGGCTGATAGTCAAATCGCCGATTATGACCCTACGTTAATTGATTTGCTGCTATTAGATAACGGCGCTGGCGGTACAGGAAAAACCTTTGATTGGTCATCAATACCAACAAATAGCGGTCACAAGCTAATGGTGGCTGGTGGGCTTACCCTTGAAAACTGCCAACAAGCCGCGCAACTCGTCTGCAATGGGCTTGATTTTAACTCTGGCATTGAAATCGAACCGGGTATTAAATCCGAACAAAAATTAAACCAAGTCTTTGATGCATTGAAATCAGCCCGCATGGCGATTTAG
- the trpB gene encoding tryptophan synthase subunit beta codes for MSKLDPYFGEFGGQYVPEILIPALNQLEDAFIDAQNDPAFLTEFHDLLKNYAGRPTALTLCRNLTAGTKTKLYLKREDLLHGGAHKTNQVLGQALLAKRMGKNEIIAETGAGQHGVATALACALLNMKCRIYMGAKDVERQSPNVFRMKLMGAEVIPVHSGSATLKDACNEALRDWSGSYETAHYLLGTAAGPHPYPTIVREFQRMIGDEAKQQILDKEGRLPDAVIACIGGGSNAIGLFASFIPEENVGLIGVEPAGHGIESGQHGAPLKHGRIGIYFGMKSPMMQTSEGQIEESYSISAGLDFPSVGPQHAHLNSIGRAEYVSITDDEALNAFKLLSRKEGIIPALESSHALAYALKMAEQNPNKEQLLIVNLSGRGDKDIFTVHDILTSKGEI; via the coding sequence ATGAGCAAATTAGATCCCTATTTCGGTGAGTTTGGTGGGCAATATGTCCCAGAAATTTTGATCCCAGCATTGAACCAGCTAGAAGATGCCTTTATTGACGCACAAAATGATCCTGCGTTCTTAACGGAATTCCATGATCTACTTAAAAATTATGCAGGTCGTCCAACCGCATTAACCCTGTGCCGCAACCTGACGGCGGGTACCAAAACGAAGCTTTATTTAAAGCGCGAAGATTTACTCCACGGTGGCGCGCACAAAACCAACCAGGTGTTGGGTCAAGCATTGCTCGCCAAACGTATGGGTAAAAATGAAATTATCGCTGAAACTGGCGCGGGTCAGCATGGTGTTGCTACCGCCCTTGCTTGCGCCTTATTAAATATGAAGTGCCGCATCTACATGGGTGCAAAAGACGTTGAGCGTCAATCTCCAAACGTGTTTCGTATGAAGCTAATGGGCGCCGAAGTGATCCCTGTACATAGCGGCTCTGCAACCTTAAAAGATGCTTGTAATGAAGCGCTAAGAGACTGGTCTGGCAGTTATGAAACCGCACACTATTTATTAGGGACTGCGGCAGGCCCTCACCCATATCCGACTATTGTACGTGAATTTCAACGCATGATCGGTGATGAAGCAAAACAGCAAATTTTAGATAAAGAAGGTCGCCTACCGGATGCGGTGATCGCCTGTATCGGTGGTGGTTCCAACGCTATCGGTCTGTTCGCTTCGTTTATTCCTGAAGAAAACGTCGGGTTAATTGGTGTTGAGCCTGCCGGTCACGGTATTGAATCAGGGCAACATGGTGCACCGTTAAAACATGGTCGTATTGGGATTTATTTCGGTATGAAATCCCCTATGATGCAAACCTCTGAAGGGCAGATTGAAGAATCTTACTCCATTTCAGCAGGGTTAGATTTCCCATCAGTGGGGCCTCAACATGCGCACTTAAACAGTATTGGTCGTGCTGAATATGTTTCGATTACCGATGATGAAGCGCTAAACGCCTTTAAATTGCTGTCACGCAAAGAAGGGATTATTCCTGCATTAGAGTCATCTCATGCATTAGCGTATGCCCTCAAAATGGCAGAGCAAAATCCAAATAAAGAGCAGTTGTTAATTGTCAATTTATCCGGTCGTGGTGATAAAGACATTTTTACGGTACATGATATTTTGACCAGCAAAGGGGAAATCTAA
- the trpA gene encoding tryptophan synthase subunit alpha, translating into MTRYTQLFQRLNQQNQGAFVPFVTLGDPDAELSLKIVDALIAGGADALEIGIPFSDPLADGPTIQNANLRAFKSEITPTLCFELLARIRAKHPDMPIGLLVYANLVFTNGIDYFYQRCQQAGVDSVLVADVPMRESKPFRESAITHGIAPIFICPPNGDDALLKEIGEHSQGYTYLLSRAGVTGTEQRAQMPLTHLVSKLTQYGAAPALQGFGISEPAQVTEAIRNGAAGAISGSAVVKIIENNLQQPQEMLSKLTTFVANMKAATQK; encoded by the coding sequence ATGACGCGTTATACTCAACTTTTTCAGCGTTTAAACCAACAAAACCAAGGCGCTTTTGTTCCCTTTGTCACGTTAGGTGACCCTGATGCCGAGCTTTCTTTAAAAATTGTCGATGCATTAATTGCAGGAGGTGCGGATGCCTTAGAAATTGGCATCCCCTTCTCTGACCCTTTAGCGGATGGTCCCACAATTCAAAATGCCAATTTACGTGCCTTTAAAAGCGAGATCACACCGACGTTATGCTTCGAGTTATTAGCGCGTATTCGAGCCAAACACCCCGATATGCCGATAGGGTTATTGGTTTATGCTAATTTAGTTTTCACCAATGGGATCGACTATTTTTATCAACGTTGCCAACAAGCTGGCGTAGATTCCGTTTTAGTTGCCGATGTGCCAATGCGTGAATCAAAGCCGTTCCGTGAATCAGCCATCACCCACGGCATCGCCCCAATCTTTATTTGTCCACCAAATGGGGATGACGCACTGCTAAAAGAGATTGGAGAACATAGCCAAGGTTATACGTATTTACTCTCTCGCGCAGGCGTCACTGGTACAGAGCAGCGAGCGCAAATGCCATTAACTCATTTAGTGAGCAAATTAACCCAATATGGCGCAGCACCTGCACTTCAAGGATTTGGTATTTCGGAGCCTGCTCAAGTGACTGAAGCGATTCGTAATGGCGCTGCGGGGGCAATATCGGGTTCTGCTGTGGTAAAAATCATTGAAAATAACCTACAACAACCACAAGAAATGCTCAGTAAATTAACGACGTTTGTGGCAAATATGAAAGCCGCCACACAAAAATAG